ATCAGTGAAGTTTGTACGTgagtacaggtatcaaataaGATCTAATTGATGATGATAACGTATGATGGGTGAGGGTTTGGCCAGAATCCAACCTTTTGCTGGTTAGTTTTATCTGAAAAGCCGACATGCTGTGAATATGTAGAGAAATTCAGAGTGTTTGCTTGTCCTGGGTCGATAGTGTGAAAAGTTGATGTACCTTTTCAGCACTGAAATAACTTTACTAGTTagctgacaaaaaaaaaataatttttcgactACGGAATACAagttgtatataatattgttatctgttatttatttatttttttttcatgaacgTTCAGAAAAGTTAAAATCGGAAATTAACTAACATGAGgtactttttctttcatttaatcgaaaaaaagGTTATTATCTCATGAGATGAACGGGGATTAACAGGAATAATAACTAGGATGAGTGAATTATGCATCATTAAACAAGTACGAATGTATTTTGCATTAGAATAGAATGAATAACAATGTATGAGTcttattatgtatatttaatttcattcagtTTCTGCGCAAGTTTAAAGTACATTTACAGAatatttgcataaaaatatacatctgCTCAACCTCCGTGTAGAGTGGAAATGAAAAGGACGGTATCTCTGGGCTTTAATTTATACTCTCCTTGTCCCTGTAGgcataaaacaatttttacgaGTATCAAATTAATCACCCGGTTTAGGACAatggattgaatttttttttatttttacatcgtAAATTCGATTTTGATTTCAAAGTCATCATAATGttacaattttaattattgtaatatttatctCTGTCATGCTCTTCTCTGATCTATTttccgaatgaaaaattattctaaacGTTTGTTTCTAGAAATTAATgaaacttgtgaaattcagGTGATAGTAGAAAAGCTAATTgcattttatataataattgtaagtGTTTCATACAACTTTTGCactgaatttcaatttgtccATTTCTGTAACACCTCAAATGTTGCCATAAAATATCTTACCAACAATTCCCAGTCTTCGTCATTGACGAGCACAAGAATTCCAGGTCGtctgtaaaaaatgattttgaattcgGTTTcacaaacaatattcaataaaGCAACTTGTGTGGTTATAAACTATTTTCAGGTTCAGTACTCTCGTCTCGATTCAAGTTGCTCGATACAATCGATAATCTAAAGCTGTGTTCCTACATACTTACACTGTATCGCCAAGTAGAAATAATTCTGGCCTGTCTTTGAGGAGGTTGTCTCGGATCCAAAACAGCAAGCGACGTAGAGTCCCtggaaaaatgagaaattactGTGAGTTCGACGAATATATTAATACCATGTGAGACAATAAATTAGATAGAATTTGAGAGGACGAAAACTTACACTCCTCGTCACCTGGCAGGTTGAgctcattcttttttttctcgaacagCAACTCGGCGCCCCCTCTAGAaagacaaatttgaaaaatcacatCGATTTGAGGTTATGTCACCGGCTAATCTACTACTTGGTAATTTCATCTTCACCTAAACTCAACGGTTATTGATAAATCTTTATAGCCGGATGTCATGACGGATcacatgaaaattatttcgcaAGCAACTTCAACGACAGAGTATCATAAGCAGTTTCGTGTCTCTGACAAAGAGAACTAAATTCACGCGGCGTAGTAGAGGAGTAACGGCGGATAAATGGGTTACATATTGAATGGTTGGACCCTCATTCATTGTTTGGCAGCGCCTGTGGACTGTCACGTCGCCTGCATCGCTGACACCttcgacgtaaataggtttgcCGGGTTGCATATAATACGGCGGATCCCGTTTAATTCGACCGCAGATTacttaaattttcatcaagttGTTAACTAATTATCCAGGAGATGAAGTAAGTAGTGACACCATCTGCGGGtattaatatatttacatacatgGTATTTGCATACATTAATAAAGACAAGTTATAAAATACTATGTACACACAATCTATATACACAAAATATGTCGCCTTTATTAATGCAACGATAATAGAATCTATGGTAATCCAGAGGTGgcatttataatgaaataccTACGTCTTAATTAATTTCCTGTATCGTGATAAATTCGACAATAGCCAACGTCGTTTCTGGATCATTCAGAATAAATATACCTAATTTGAATATGGCAACAAGATGAGACATTATACCTGCACTTCGGAAATGTGTTAACTTTCACTGTGAGTATAATTTGAGCTGTCTTCAATGTCCAGAGCGCAGGGTACATATTCTTGGGTAGAGTCCTGAAAcagtgcaaaaaaatttctctcatttctTACCTCTATCAGTTTTGAATACACAGTTGCCTATTATATGCCACACCGCGGAACATCGGATGGAAAATTGATCCAACGAATATACGTAGTGCAACAACTAATAACTCACCGAACTTACTATTATTTCGGTACCTTCTTCCAAGTTAAGCTCATCTCCGTCGTCTGTCGTTAAAATGATCACTGAATCTTCCGGTATCCCGTTTTCGTCTATGTACGTTATCGGTATTTCTGAAGTTACCTGCGAAAGTAAAACGGTAACGATAAATCAACagttcaaaaaaatcattccgCAGAGTTActtaaatttttcgcaaaaaacaCCAAGAACACTGGCATGAATAAAGTTTTTTGCACGTTACATGCCTCACAATACGCAAATTCAGGTTCCTGTTCTTTATGGTCAGACAAATCGTTCAATTCTTCTGATTTTTGGTTACCCTCCTCGTCTACAGATCGATTCGGCTTTTTCCCATCCTGCTGTAACCTCCTCCATATTGTTGTTTTGGGGATATGGTAAGTCATCGATGCTGCAGCCTGTGACATTTTTCCACCCCTGCAAGCAGTCACTGCTTGCTCTAAtcgagattttttcaaatcctcgTTCTCagtctttcgttttttccaGAACGACAAAGGAAGCTTTCCTTCATCCACCAACCTTGCTTTGTCTCTGAACAAGGTCGTTTTTGGAATCTGAAATggcaatttttattgttaatttaCTGTcagaggagagaaagagaccaATCCTACTAATATGTAGGGAAAAACCATTTCTTAATAATTCGTTACTTCCACTGTTGGGTATACTCATTGAGAATCAAAAACACACGTACTTGAAATTGGAGGGACACTTTTGTGAGGTTTTCACCTCTCTCCAAAGCTTTAACTGCAGCCTCTCTCTTATTCGCATCATAAgatttcttcatttctgtCCGTTGACCAAGAATCTGGCAACCTTCTTTCTGAATCCTCCGCCATAGCACAGTTTTTGGAATGCTAAATATTTCCGATGCCTGCTGCAAGCTTGAACCCTCTGTAATTCAGTAATTAAagcataataataattgcaatTCGATTATTCTCTGAACATTACTCTTCAAAACGAATTATTTCTGCGCACCCAAAACAGCATTTATCGCCGCCTTCATACATTCCGCCGAATACTCATTTCTAGAAGCATTTAAATGAAGTCCTAGGGCTTTAGCTCGCATATACAATGTAGACCTGGGTATACCATGACTAGTTGCGGCCTCGACCAAGGTATGCCCTGTTTTGAGATCGTTTATCGCAGCCATGAGCATGTCTTCGCTGTAGTCTTTCTTGGAGGAGTCTCGCCTCCGCTTCCTTTTAGGACTAGTCACAGATATATTGCTTTGCTCGATCCGATTATCGACACTTTCAAAGTCTTGATCCAATGTGTTTAATTCTTGTTCTTCAGCCTCGTTAAGCTCGCTAAATGATTCAACCGTCTCCTCGCTGACATCCTCACCGGAAGTCCCGGTATCACTCTCATCCAAACCATCTATCTGTAATGGGGTCAACGTTTGTTTGTCATTACAGGGCAATTGATATGTAAAGTGAAACTCACCTCCATAAGACCTCGTATTTTCAAAGAATGGGCGGTATCAAGCAGACTCCCTATGTTATCCACAGGTATGCTGACCTCTCCGTTGTAAATGAAGTCTACGATAGAGCGAACATCGTTGGCAGATACGTCGCTAAGTATAATTGTAGGTGAGTCCTCGTTTACTTGATTTAGAATTTCCTAAAATTATGTTATTTTGAGATAATGAAGCAACTACGATTGTCAAACTCATATTagatatgaaatatttcatctcAAGGTAGTTACGACTTGCGTAACGTTCATTACAAGACACTAAATGTTCGGAGGAAAGGGTTAACGTGCGTTTGTTTACGGAATGCGCTTAGTACTTGGAACAAGGTGCTACAGGCAGATAATACGATGCGATGTGCATGAATCTTGTGTCCGTCAGCAGAAATGGTAACGTCCACCATGCAATTCTCGTCTAGTAGCTGACGAACAACGCATGGTACGTGGCTCCCGTAGTCGCTCCATTTGAAACAGTAGCTCTGCGAGATCCCCGGCTGACTCGGAGGACTGGCAGCCTCGGACATGCCGTTTCAAATTCGTTTCGCGTTTCGTTTCGATTCCAATTTTTCGCACGACCTCCGGCCGTTGGAAGTATGCCTAGAGTCTTAACACCACCGGAACTTGGAACGGAACTACCGACACGGAACTGATAGAAGTCACAGAACCGCTACAACGACAAAACCCCGACGTGAGTGAAGCACACTAAAGTGGACAAAGGGGTTTTCTCAAACGAGCAGACCTCACGAGGGTTATGACTAACTAGAGGACTAACTGTACGAGCGTTTACGAGTTGCCTATATTCAGGTACATTAGACAATTCCTCCATAGACAATTCCACGGAGTAGTAGGAAGGAGACAACATTTCCCCAGTTTTGAGGTAACAAAAAAAGTTGACTAAACGCAGTTGAAGCGCCTCTAacgaaaaaagtgaaattttcgctataaaatgtaaaaaaaataagggtGGTGATCGTAACCTATAAACCCTCATGCTATAAACATACTCCGTAATTTCGTAAGATACGCATTTGAAGTGAAAACCAGTGAAAACCGAGTAATTGCTTTTCCAACCTCAACCGAAATTAACTACGACGAAAAAGTAGCAAACGGCGAATCGCTAGATCTTGGGGCGAAGGGGGGAGAATGCCATACGGCCTTACACTGCAAGAGGCGCTGGAATCGCCGTGGTTTTGCCCCTGCAAAAGTGTGTCTCTTTCCTAGCAGTTGTACTGATTGTTACGGATATAAATTCGTGCACGCGTGTCACGCGTGTGAAGGTTGGAGGTTACGAAATAGAAACGTAAACACTCGACTGTCATTTCGAGCACAGTTTTGGGATTGGAAAAATTACGACttgtgattgaaaaatgagtGAAAAACGCGTTCACCAACCGGTAGCTCGTTACAAGGGATACGAGGCAAATAACGAGTGGACTAATGATGAAAAAGTGCTCTTATTAAAGGGTTTAAAGAAATACGGACATAAAGATATTTCGAGTATAGCTAAATTGGTGCCAAG
The sequence above is drawn from the Neodiprion pinetum isolate iyNeoPine1 chromosome 2, iyNeoPine1.2, whole genome shotgun sequence genome and encodes:
- the Urm1 gene encoding ubiquitin-related modifier 1, which produces MTSGYKDLSITVEFRGGAELLFEKKKNELNLPGDEEWTLRRLLFWIRDNLLKDRPELFLLGDTVRPGILVLVNDEDWELLGQGEYKLKPRDTVLFISTLHGG
- the LOC124211458 gene encoding protein abrupt isoform X1 translates to MSEAASPPSQPGISQSYCFKWSDYGSHVPCVVRQLLDENCMVDVTISADGHKIHAHRIVLSACSTLFQEILNQVNEDSPTIILSDVSANDVRSIVDFIYNGEVSIPVDNIGSLLDTAHSLKIRGLMEIDGLDESDTGTSGEDVSEETVESFSELNEAEEQELNTLDQDFESVDNRIEQSNISVTSPKRKRRRDSSKKDYSEDMLMAAINDLKTGHTLVEAATSHGIPRSTLYMRAKALGLHLNASRNEYSAECMKAAINAVLEGSSLQQASEIFSIPKTVLWRRIQKEGCQILGQRTEMKKSYDANKREAAVKALERGENLTKVSLQFQIPKTTLFRDKARLVDEGKLPLSFWKKRKTENEDLKKSRLEQAVTACRGGKMSQAAASMTYHIPKTTIWRRLQQDGKKPNRSVDEEGNQKSEELNDLSDHKEQEPEFAYCEVTSEIPITYIDENGIPEDSVIILTTDDGDELNLEEGTEIIVSSDSTQEYVPCALDIEDSSNYTHSES
- the LOC124211458 gene encoding protein abrupt isoform X2 — encoded protein: MSEAASPPSQPGISQSYCFKWSDYGSHVPCVVRQLLDENCMVDVTISADGHKIHAHRIVLSACSTLFQEILNQVNEDSPTIILSDVSANDVRSIVDFIYNGEVSIPVDNIGSLLDTAHSLKIRGLMEIDGLDESDTGTSGEDVSEETVESFSELNEAEEQELNTLDQDFESVDNRIEQSNISVTSPKRKRRRDSSKKDYSEDMLMAAINDLKTGHTLVEAATSHGIPRSTLYMRAKALGLHLNASRNEYSAECMKAAINAVLEGSSLQQASEIFSIPKTVLWRRIQKEGCQILGQRTEMKKSYDANKREAAVKALERGENLTKVSLQFQIPKTTLFRDKARLVDEGKLPLSFWKKRKTENEDLKKSRLEQAVTACRGGKMSQAAASMTYHIPKTTIWRRLQQDGKKPNRSVDEEGNQKSEELNDLSDHKEQEPEFAYCEVTSEIPITYIDENGIPEDSVIILTTDDGDELNLEEGTEIIDSTQEYVPCALDIEDSSNYTHSES